The following are encoded in a window of Bacillus sp. SORGH_AS_0510 genomic DNA:
- a CDS encoding neutral zinc metallopeptidase yields the protein MQWKGRRQSSNVEDRRGMGMGGKTVIGGGIGSIIIVLLFTLLGGNPGDLINNSSSNLGSDTSAPYQESTQEKELADFVSVVLADTEDVWAEKFKEQGLTYENPKLVLYRDSVQSACGTASSAVGPFYCPGDHKLYIDLSFYQELRQRFQAPGDFAMAYVIAHEVGHHVQTLLNMGGNASASQKRTNEYSVRFELQADYLAGVWAHDAQGKGYLEKGDLEEALNAANAVGDDNIQKKAQGYVVPESFTHGTSEQRKRWFWKGFENGTIKGGDTFKQANL from the coding sequence ATGCAATGGAAAGGAAGACGGCAAAGCTCAAACGTTGAGGATCGTAGAGGTATGGGCATGGGGGGTAAGACGGTAATTGGAGGCGGAATCGGCAGTATCATTATTGTTCTCCTCTTTACACTGCTCGGAGGTAATCCGGGAGATTTAATAAATAACAGTTCCTCTAATCTTGGGTCAGATACAAGCGCTCCTTATCAAGAATCCACACAAGAGAAGGAACTGGCGGACTTTGTTTCCGTAGTCCTTGCTGATACGGAGGATGTATGGGCAGAAAAATTCAAGGAACAAGGTCTAACATACGAAAATCCTAAGCTTGTTTTGTACAGGGACAGTGTCCAGTCGGCCTGTGGTACTGCCAGTTCTGCTGTGGGACCGTTTTATTGTCCAGGTGACCACAAGCTTTACATTGACTTGAGTTTTTATCAGGAGCTGAGACAAAGATTCCAGGCTCCTGGTGATTTTGCGATGGCGTACGTCATTGCCCATGAAGTAGGCCACCATGTCCAAACGCTTTTGAATATGGGAGGCAATGCATCAGCAAGCCAAAAACGTACCAATGAATACTCTGTACGGTTTGAATTGCAGGCTGACTACTTGGCTGGTGTTTGGGCACACGACGCACAGGGGAAGGGGTATCTTGAAAAAGGCGACCTTGAAGAAGCACTGAATGCAGCAAATGCAGTCGGAGATGATAATATCCAGAAAAAAGCACAAGGCTATGTGGTACCTGAAAGTTTTACACATGGAACCTCTGAACAAAGAAAGCGCTGGTTTTGGAAAGGATTCGAAAACGGAACCATTAAGGGTGGAGATACCTTTAAACAAGCCAATCTGTAA
- a CDS encoding fasciclin domain-containing protein: MARPDLKNILLYHVLSGKVMSSDLKNGMKAKTLAQKDVTITLNPVKVNNANVIKPDIDASNGVIHVIDSVLLP, translated from the coding sequence TTGGCCAGACCAGACTTGAAGAATATTCTTTTGTATCATGTCTTGTCTGGTAAAGTAATGTCCTCAGACCTAAAAAATGGGATGAAAGCAAAAACCCTTGCCCAAAAGGACGTTACGATCACGCTGAATCCTGTTAAGGTTAATAACGCAAACGTTATTAAGCCTGATATAGATGCATCAAATGGTGTCATCCATGTAATTGATTCAGTTCTATTGCCTTAA
- a CDS encoding RNA ligase family protein: protein MFISPMLLHKKEEPFNSEDYITELKLDGIRLIYSVDNAGKVRLYSRHNNEITSIFPELHNIDIPPDKVLDGELIVSDNNGKPDFEAVMSRFMSSRDKSPITFVAFDVIQHKGERITNLPLLERKEVLVEIVPEDNTLISKSQFIEGQGEDYFDAIKVQELEGIVLKRKDSRYEVGKRSQSWLKVINYQYTDVFVVGYRKQPKDFGLLLAFEDGSYSGVMELGVGSLNRKNVYGKPVNREEDDIAFIEPVKCRVKFRNLTKAGLLRSPSFLEWV from the coding sequence ATGTTTATATCGCCAATGCTATTGCATAAAAAAGAAGAACCGTTTAATTCAGAAGATTACATTACGGAACTAAAACTTGACGGAATTCGTTTAATATATTCAGTTGATAATGCGGGAAAAGTCCGTTTGTATTCACGACACAATAACGAAATCACATCGATATTCCCTGAACTTCACAACATAGATATTCCACCAGATAAAGTACTTGATGGTGAGCTAATTGTAAGTGACAACAACGGTAAGCCTGACTTTGAAGCAGTAATGAGTCGGTTTATGAGTTCTAGAGACAAGTCACCGATAACCTTCGTGGCTTTTGACGTGATTCAGCATAAAGGTGAACGGATCACAAACTTACCATTACTTGAACGTAAAGAAGTGCTTGTAGAAATAGTGCCTGAGGATAATACGTTGATTTCTAAGTCGCAGTTCATTGAGGGTCAGGGTGAAGATTATTTTGACGCTATAAAAGTGCAAGAACTCGAAGGCATCGTCTTAAAACGTAAAGATTCTCGGTATGAAGTGGGCAAACGTTCACAATCGTGGTTGAAGGTTATTAACTATCAGTATACCGATGTATTTGTCGTTGGGTATCGAAAGCAGCCAAAGGATTTCGGTTTGCTGTTGGCATTCGAAGATGGAAGTTATTCTGGCGTAATGGAACTAGGTGTTGGTTCGTTGAATCGAAAGAATGTTTACGGGAAGCCAGTGAATCGGGAAGAGGATGATATTGCTTTTATTGAACCAGTAAAGTGTCGTGTGAAATTCCGTAATTTAACGAAGGCAGGATTATTAAGATCTCCGAGTTTCCTAGAGTGGGTTTAG
- a CDS encoding DNA sulfur modification protein DndB, with protein sequence MFNKVINDTVAPLNQFIRLGDSSDMQLKAFICNNLGYTTLLVKLPMYDFFRMSDVANERGVNGEAVAQRKLDSNHTSNLARYILKGLLAASINKRKQEDIPVTDAHIQLQTKLGSQPYLSLQPIVVNLRTAGRNAQNLRGQQLETNNNEGIGVRLWLGQKDIMWVVDGQHRRMAMKLVIDFLEEVRRDQKYPTKKQSLFPHGRDDRTVPEDELNVWLDCYDITRSLCTVTVEMHLGLDILEERQLFHDLNNLGKKVEKSLALEFDSSNPINAFIKNKLLDTGLIKISPGDKVDWDDDDGSLTRKDVVAINAHLIINKTNINSATPSEVVSRLGIAKRFWEAVTQIQGFGEENAKRKTVAAQPVVLKALAKLTYDFAFGRSHNENLLTLLLDGITNIDFSHDNPIWRYYQLSNEQIKDYQLELLKDYLPDNSTGNRDIGFYDEKTGWMRFGSKHNDIFPIIGDMIRWTLELPNRH encoded by the coding sequence ATGTTCAATAAAGTAATTAATGATACTGTAGCACCTCTTAATCAATTCATTCGTCTTGGAGACTCATCTGATATGCAGTTAAAAGCTTTTATATGTAATAATTTGGGATACACTACTCTTCTTGTAAAACTACCCATGTATGATTTTTTCCGTATGTCAGACGTGGCAAATGAACGTGGAGTGAATGGTGAGGCAGTAGCCCAACGAAAATTAGATTCAAATCACACTTCAAATTTGGCTCGTTATATTTTGAAGGGTTTACTTGCAGCTTCTATAAATAAACGAAAACAAGAAGATATCCCAGTAACAGATGCACATATACAACTTCAAACAAAACTTGGTAGCCAACCTTACCTTTCTTTGCAACCAATAGTTGTTAACTTACGAACTGCTGGACGTAATGCTCAAAATTTACGGGGACAACAACTAGAGACAAATAACAATGAAGGTATAGGCGTTCGTTTATGGTTAGGTCAAAAGGATATTATGTGGGTTGTGGATGGTCAACATAGGCGGATGGCGATGAAATTGGTGATTGACTTTTTAGAAGAAGTCAGACGTGACCAGAAATATCCTACAAAAAAGCAATCCTTATTCCCACATGGTCGTGATGACAGAACTGTACCAGAAGACGAGTTAAATGTTTGGCTAGATTGTTATGATATTACCAGATCACTTTGCACGGTTACCGTCGAAATGCACCTTGGATTGGACATCCTAGAGGAGCGTCAATTGTTTCACGACCTTAACAATTTGGGAAAAAAGGTAGAAAAAAGTTTGGCCTTAGAGTTCGACAGCTCCAATCCTATAAATGCTTTTATAAAAAACAAACTATTGGATACAGGGTTAATAAAAATTTCTCCAGGAGATAAAGTAGATTGGGATGACGATGATGGTTCATTAACAAGAAAAGATGTTGTAGCAATCAACGCCCATCTTATAATTAATAAAACTAACATTAATAGCGCTACTCCATCAGAAGTAGTTTCACGTTTAGGAATTGCAAAACGTTTTTGGGAGGCTGTCACTCAAATACAGGGTTTTGGTGAAGAAAACGCAAAGAGAAAGACAGTTGCTGCACAACCAGTCGTTTTAAAAGCACTAGCAAAGCTAACATATGATTTTGCATTTGGCCGTTCCCATAATGAAAATTTGCTTACCTTATTACTCGATGGTATAACGAACATCGACTTTAGCCATGACAATCCAATTTGGCGTTACTATCAATTAAGTAATGAACAAATAAAGGATTATCAATTGGAACTTTTAAAAGATTATCTTCCAGACAATTCTACTGGTAATCGAGACATTGGATTCTACGATGAAAAAACAGGATGGATGCGCTTTGGAAGCAAGCATAACGATATTTTCCCAATCATTGGTGACATGATCCGTTGGACACTTGAATTACCTAACCGTCATTAA
- a CDS encoding DUF262 domain-containing protein, producing the protein MSKKVNLDALIPREDFEVEDNHKSIGKNTSTLSITDLKEDAFFFSAVRKPDFQRETNEWDPDTICNLIESFLDGELIPALILWRSASSFTFVIDGSHRISALAAWINDDYGDGLISKQFYDGKIPDEQIEIAEKTRATVKKKIGSFLDYQLAIKSPEKVDAKIAQRAKSLGALAIQLQWVEGDSSTAETSFFKINQHAAPIDPTEMRLLKSRKKPNGLAARAVIRSGKGHKYWSRFSEIKQLEIQELAKEIHDILFTPHLKNPIKTLDLPIGGSIYASQTLPLVLDFVNIVNGVKPKVDDITHDELEDDTDGNYTIKFLNNCRKIARRINSTHPGSLGLHPAVYLYSQTGRHKIASFYAITALILEFENNKKSSYNQFTNVRETFEEIILEHDYLIQQIVRRHRSALRAYPFIKDFYLNIILNLSEGKDKEKVVDEILQSKEFNYLTSINSSDQIIFASKFSSQTKSAIFMKEALEKALKCKLCNGYIHANAITIDHIVRKQDGGMGTLDNGQLSHPFCNTTMKN; encoded by the coding sequence ATGTCAAAAAAAGTTAATTTAGATGCACTGATACCTAGAGAAGATTTCGAAGTAGAGGATAATCACAAAAGCATTGGTAAAAATACTTCAACATTGTCAATAACTGACTTAAAAGAAGACGCATTTTTCTTCTCAGCTGTTAGAAAACCTGATTTTCAAAGAGAAACAAATGAGTGGGATCCAGATACAATATGTAATTTAATTGAAAGTTTTCTAGATGGCGAGCTTATTCCAGCACTTATTCTTTGGAGAAGTGCAAGTAGCTTTACCTTTGTAATAGATGGATCGCATCGAATTAGCGCATTAGCAGCATGGATAAACGATGACTATGGAGATGGTTTAATTTCTAAGCAATTCTATGATGGCAAAATTCCTGATGAACAAATTGAGATTGCCGAAAAAACGAGAGCTACAGTTAAAAAGAAAATCGGATCTTTCCTAGATTATCAATTAGCAATTAAATCACCTGAAAAGGTAGATGCTAAAATTGCTCAAAGGGCAAAAAGCTTAGGTGCTTTAGCAATACAACTTCAATGGGTAGAAGGAGACTCGTCCACTGCTGAGACCTCATTCTTTAAGATAAACCAGCATGCAGCTCCAATTGATCCTACAGAAATGCGTCTATTAAAATCAAGAAAAAAACCCAACGGTCTTGCAGCAAGGGCTGTAATTAGAAGTGGTAAGGGCCACAAATATTGGTCCAGGTTTAGTGAAATTAAGCAATTAGAAATTCAGGAACTCGCAAAAGAGATACATGACATATTGTTCACTCCACATTTGAAAAATCCGATCAAGACTCTCGATTTGCCAATCGGTGGTAGTATATATGCATCTCAAACTTTACCACTAGTATTGGATTTCGTTAATATTGTAAATGGAGTAAAGCCTAAGGTAGATGATATAACTCACGATGAACTTGAAGATGATACTGATGGAAATTATACTATTAAATTCTTAAACAATTGCAGAAAAATTGCTAGAAGAATAAATAGTACACATCCAGGATCACTTGGCTTACACCCTGCTGTTTATCTTTATTCGCAAACAGGCAGACATAAAATTGCTTCTTTTTATGCAATTACTGCACTTATCTTAGAGTTTGAAAATAATAAGAAATCCTCATATAATCAATTCACTAATGTACGTGAAACATTTGAGGAGATTATTCTAGAGCATGACTATTTAATCCAACAAATTGTTCGTAGGCACAGAAGTGCATTAAGAGCTTATCCGTTCATAAAAGATTTTTACTTAAATATTATTCTCAATTTGTCTGAAGGGAAAGATAAAGAAAAGGTAGTTGATGAAATACTTCAAAGTAAAGAATTTAATTATTTAACATCTATTAATAGTTCCGATCAAATAATTTTCGCCAGCAAATTCTCAAGTCAAACTAAATCAGCTATCTTCATGAAGGAAGCACTTGAAAAAGCACTAAAATGTAAGTTGTGTAATGGTTATATACATGCAAATGCCATTACAATTGATCATATTGTTAGGAAACAAGATGGTGGAATGGGTACATTAGATAATGGACAACTATCTCACCCATTTTGTAATACTACTATGAAAAATTAA
- a CDS encoding endonuclease NucS domain-containing protein: protein MASYLIGYVDPEKNNGHEDPMLKEFTYGDLKINGEKLLGLNKGDYLFFHKTIYDKRYITAYYFVEEVHLVKEIIDDPLFRDKYNNHHLLKNRNQLENNECVVFGNPIRSKVLDVPLELNEHLLKQLSRPSNLNPNQTPLAALSSALRTWKVLNDNDIKLFLDLIRDNEKSGRLSNKLLSTEEVFQVLERDIEKFIASNPEILGKGLKLLKQQYIFFDDSRLDLLLLNPMNDDVVVVEIKKDKIGREVKQQIKHYMKLCRDELGYTNIKGLIVCPGILPYFEEEMAAAKKENIFVKTFGWKLDVI from the coding sequence ATGGCAAGCTATTTGATTGGCTACGTTGATCCAGAAAAAAATAATGGGCATGAGGACCCGATGTTAAAGGAGTTTACGTATGGTGATTTAAAAATAAATGGGGAAAAGCTATTAGGTTTAAATAAAGGGGATTATTTATTTTTTCACAAGACTATTTACGATAAAAGGTATATAACGGCTTATTATTTTGTAGAAGAAGTACACCTTGTGAAGGAAATAATAGATGACCCGTTGTTTAGGGATAAATATAACAACCATCATCTTTTGAAGAATAGAAATCAACTGGAAAATAATGAATGTGTTGTTTTTGGAAACCCAATTCGTTCTAAAGTATTAGACGTACCTCTTGAATTGAATGAACACTTATTAAAACAACTTTCTAGACCATCTAACCTTAATCCAAATCAAACGCCTTTAGCAGCATTATCTTCTGCTCTAAGAACATGGAAGGTGTTAAATGATAACGATATAAAGCTATTTTTAGATTTAATCAGAGACAATGAAAAGAGTGGGCGGTTATCGAATAAGCTGTTATCAACCGAGGAAGTTTTTCAGGTGCTTGAAAGAGACATAGAGAAATTTATAGCAAGTAATCCTGAAATATTAGGTAAAGGTCTTAAACTATTAAAGCAGCAATATATATTTTTCGATGATTCAAGATTAGATCTTCTGTTACTTAATCCAATGAATGATGATGTGGTTGTAGTTGAAATTAAAAAAGATAAGATAGGGCGTGAGGTAAAACAACAAATAAAACATTATATGAAGTTATGCAGAGATGAACTTGGTTACACGAATATTAAAGGGTTGATTGTTTGCCCAGGTATACTGCCGTATTTTGAAGAGGAAATGGCTGCAGCTAAAAAGGAAAACATCTTTGTGAAAACTTTCGGTTGGAAATTAGATGTAATTTAA
- a CDS encoding WYL domain-containing protein: MKDKVVQGIRRQQCLGIKYKNEYREVEPFFLIRYDRKLYMVGYCRLRSDWRTFRISRMEKCYVLQQPIVQSKKPLKDLPLERFEHRESIQIIEEVGVNQKQKAVEQGYPKKIKFTKANRERLCRSPLEELVFKELENDSRVISFDIEPIKIPYLFKGKHRNYIPDVLIEYRGGKRVLMEIKLSGDIQAPMNQAKFRAAKEYAKEHGMTFTIRGLEGKSKKQKEWNDLDWEITKIKEKKTSSFNTTCSTPPSKTTNTSPLITDIPTSPSVESNNRNWWKWIIGLLAVIWILQDVLK, translated from the coding sequence TTGAAGGATAAAGTCGTTCAGGGGATACGCCGTCAACAATGTTTAGGGATCAAATATAAGAATGAATATAGAGAAGTTGAACCATTCTTTCTCATTAGATATGACAGGAAATTATATATGGTGGGATATTGCCGATTAAGGAGTGATTGGCGTACATTTCGAATATCTAGGATGGAGAAATGCTATGTTTTACAGCAACCAATTGTTCAAAGCAAAAAACCGTTAAAGGATCTGCCCCTTGAACGCTTCGAACATAGAGAGTCTATTCAGATAATAGAGGAAGTTGGTGTTAATCAAAAACAGAAAGCAGTAGAACAAGGATACCCTAAAAAGATTAAATTTACGAAAGCAAATCGGGAACGATTATGCAGAAGTCCACTGGAAGAACTTGTGTTTAAGGAACTAGAAAATGATAGCCGAGTAATTTCTTTTGACATTGAACCAATAAAAATACCTTATCTGTTTAAAGGAAAACATAGAAATTATATTCCGGATGTGCTTATAGAATATAGGGGCGGCAAAAGAGTGTTGATGGAAATTAAATTATCAGGTGATATTCAAGCGCCTATGAATCAAGCAAAATTCCGAGCGGCAAAAGAATATGCCAAAGAACATGGGATGACTTTTACAATAAGGGGGCTAGAAGGGAAATCAAAAAAACAGAAAGAATGGAATGATTTAGATTGGGAGATTACAAAAATCAAAGAGAAAAAGACATCTTCATTCAACACAACATGCTCAACTCCTCCTTCAAAAACCACCAATACATCACCGTTAATTACAGATATACCTACTTCTCCTTCAGTAGAATCTAATAATAGGAATTGGTGGAAGTGGATCATTGGTTTATTGGCCGTTATTTGGATTTTACAGGATGTCTTAAAATGA